Genomic window (Anaerolineales bacterium):
TTGATGGCAGCTTCACAATCCGCATCCATGCACCACCACACTTCCGCCCAACCATTCTGTACGACTTCCTTGAAGTCCTCGTAGTCATCCACCCGGTGGGTATTTTCGGCCATGAACGATTTTGCCCGTTCGAAAATCGATTTCTGCACGTCGTCCAGCAATTCCGCCACCGCGTGCGCCAGATTCTCCTGCGGAACCACCTGTTTTCCTTCTCTGCCCGGACGATCCCGGCGCGCAAGCGCAACCGTCCCCTTCTCGACGTCCTTCGGGCCGATTTCGACGCGCACGGGTACGCCGCGCAGTTCCCAATCGTTGAATTTGAAACCGGGTGTTATCCCTTCGCGATCGTCCAATTTCACCCGGAAATCCCCCAATTGACCTTGCACGGCCTGGATTTGCTCCATCACCTTGCTGCGCTGCGAGTCGTCCTTGAATATCGGCACGATGACGACCTGATAGGGCGCCAGGCGCGGCGGTAAAATCAGACCTTGATCGTCTCCGTGGACCATGATGATGGCCCCGACGAAGCGCGTCGAAAGCCCCCAAGACGTCGTCCAACAATACTGCAGGTTGTTGTCCTGATCGAGATAACGGATTTCAAAGGCACGCGAGAAGTTGTCGCCCAGATTGTGGGACGTCCCGGCTTGAAGCGCACGCGTGTCTCCCATCATCGCTTCGATGCTGTAGGAATGCAGCGCGCCGGCGAATTTCTCACTTTCGCTTTTCCTTCCCTTAATTACGGGAACGGCGGCTTCGTTCTCGGCAAAATCGGCGTATACATCGAGCATGCGCAGCGTCTCTTCTTCGGCCTCCTTGGGCGTAGCGTGGGCCGTATGCCCTTCCTGCCAATAAAATTCCGTCGTCCGCAGGAAAAGCTTCGTGCGCAGTTCCCAACGAACCACGCTGTTCCACACGTTGATCAGGACGGGCAAATCCCGATAGGACTTGATCCATTTGGCATACATGTGACCGATGATCGTCTCCGATGTCGGGCGAACGA
Coding sequences:
- the proS gene encoding proline--tRNA ligase, yielding MAKDQLPSRSENFAEWYNRLVLQSELADYAPVRGCMVVRPYGWTLWENITAALDSRFKATGHVNAAFPLLIPKSFLEREREHVEGFSPELAVVTIGGGEELEEPLVVRPTSETIIGHMYAKWIKSYRDLPVLINVWNSVVRWELRTKLFLRTTEFYWQEGHTAHATPKEAEEETLRMLDVYADFAENEAAVPVIKGRKSESEKFAGALHSYSIEAMMGDTRALQAGTSHNLGDNFSRAFEIRYLDQDNNLQYCWTTSWGLSTRFVGAIIMVHGDDQGLILPPRLAPYQVVIVPIFKDDSQRSKVMEQIQAVQGQLGDFRVKLDDREGITPGFKFNDWELRGVPVRVEIGPKDVEKGTVALARRDRPGREGKQVVPQENLAHAVAELLDDVQKSIFERAKSFMAENTHRVDDYEDFKEVVQNGWAEVWWCMDADCEAAIKEETKATSRCIPLDQEGGTGVCIRCGKKADQRAIFAKAY